The sequence ttctagatttgtgatttttgaAGTTAGAAGCCAGGGATATATGCAGTGGAGCCTCTTCCCTTCATGGTTGTTTGGATGTATGTCAATCCCTATCTTTCCCTGCCCTTTGCTTTAGTCTGGTTTAATGGAGAGCCACATCTTGAACTTCTTTGGCATGTATAGGCTAGGGTAAAATGAGGTTGTCCTGTTGTCTGAGGAAGTAGGGTGGTCCTAGCCTCTTATTGACAAACAGTAGATTGTGGCCTAGAGACTAAGGTAAACTACAGGTAattattccctttctcccccacctcctcctctgtTGGTCCCCAGGGCTGGGGTTGTTCCTGTCCTAGCTGGAAGCTGTATAGACTCCCAAGATGAACTCTGCCCCAAGCTGTTCTATGACCCAGTTTTTCCACTTTGCCACACCCCGTTCCTGTCCCTTTCCCAAATCTTCCTCTAGATCTCAACTTGTATGATGTTGGCCATGTCAGCACATTCTTTGCCTGAGATATTGGGGAGTATTTGTGGGTGGACTAGGGTGCACCTCTTGCCTCCTCATGCCATTTGCCTTCCTCTCAGAATTATTGGGGTTCTAAAAAGAAGAAACTGGGATGTTGTTGTTCATAGGATAACATAGGAGTGTTCAGAAAAGGCCGTCCAAAAAATTATTCTTCCTGGTGAGATCTAGGCCGGTGTCCTGTTCCCTTGAGAGTGGGAGGGGTTGCCTTGAGCCTAGTCTGATCCTGAGCTAAGTAGGCTAGGGGGCCTGATGGGGCTTTGTCTAACCTGAGGTCTGTTTTCTAGTGTCTAGTCCTGGGAGGGAAGAGCCAGAGGCTGCTTAAGGGGTAGATCTCCAGAGATTAGAAGATAGAAACTTAGTATAGAATTGGAGGAAGAATGTTGTTTATGTTCCTTGGGACAAACGTATGAGTCTTTGAAacttgaggaaaatgagagaCTTTGTTGGGTATCCATTCAAATGAAAGTGGCATTGTAGGATGTGCTTTAGAACTTCTTGCCATGGATTCCTACTACAAACAATGGAATATCAGAAGTGTGGCAAGGAGATTGTGTGTTTGAGTTACTCTCAACGTCTTACCTATGTTCTGGTCTTTAAAACGATGTTTTTTTGGCAGTGTAACTCAATCTTTTGTTATCAATTGTCCCTTGTGTATTTATACTGGTTTTCATTCTCTTGAGACCTCTCAAGAAGAATGTCAACTTAAAAATGGGTAAGAGACCTGCATCTAGGGACTTTttgaaaggggagggagagagagggaaggaaaggaaaggacaggAAAGTTCTTATTGAGGacaatttctttccccttttgaacCTCCCAACACTTCCTGTCTGCCCTGTATTGGCAAGCCGGGTGCCCTAGGTGGCTTCTGTGGTCAGGAACCATTTTCCTTCTCCTAAGTTGTACCTCTCTTACCATTTCTATGATGGGTGGAGGTGGCCAGAGAAGAAAGGGAGTAAGTGAGCTAACATGGATTTCTGTTACAAAGGAAGCAACATCtgtccttctcctccccccttaATGCCCCCCTCTTACCTAACCCTGCCCAGCAGCCTTGTATATAACCCTAGGCTTTGTGCTAGTGTGCCCAGAGCCAAGGGGGAGGGGGTAGCCAGATGGGAGAAGGCTGGGTTGGAGGGAGTAGTAACAGTTGATTAGACTCGGCCCCAGAGGAGGGTAAGCTACTGGCCCCAGGGGAGACAAGAGAGCAGGCGCTTGAAGGTGAGAAAGAAGGGGGAGTAAACTATTGGGGAAGGGGTTGGTGGGGTGTTTTGGGGGAAGCTGTTGGCAGTTGAGCCTAAGATCCAGAGGCTCTGGTTGCCCTGAGTAGCAGAGGCCCAAAGGGGCTGGTTAAGGGTGTGGCTACAGGAAAACCTGAAGCTGAGTGGGACTCATATTTTCAGAACATTATTGGAGAAAGAGGCATGCTGCTGTATCTCCTACCTCTCAGCTGGTGTAATTTCCCAGGTTAGGGATATCTTGTCAATTAGAGTGTATCCTGATAGAATATTGGAACTTATTTTAACTTTCCCTGATAGTTACCTTAATTCAGAAACTATGTTAATGTAGATAAAGAAAATTGCTCTTAAGGAGTGGCTCTGGGGCTCTGTGATAGGCTAGAGGTGGCTGACCTGCTGTAGTGGCCCTGGTTAATATGCATACAGCTTTTCTCCTTGGACTTCTGGAGGAGAGTGAAGAAGGCAGATTCCCCTTAGAATTTGAGGAAATTATAGGTTGAAGATTCAGCATTGAGTCCTAACATTTACCTATCTTGCTACTTCTCCACATTTTACCCTAATGAACTTACTTAAGAGAATGAAGAAGACCCAGAGGAAGACTTATCAGAGGCAGAGACTCCTAAactcaaaaagaagaagaagcctAAGAAACCTCGGGACCCTAAAATCCCAAAGAGCAAACGACAAAAAAAGGAGGTGAGTGAGGGTGGCTGAGGTATGGTATGAATGGAGGTAGggtggaaaagaggaaaaataggagaatTAGCGATAGGGAAGATGTGTGTAGAGGGTAGATGTTGTGTAGGAAAGGTCTGGGATAAGCCAGGTGGCTGTCCCAAGCCAGCATGTGTGTagcatgtgtgtgtctgtctccctttccctctcctccccctccctgtTCTAGCGTGTGCTCTTATGCCGGCAGCTGGGAGACAGTTCTGGGGAGGGGCCTgaatttgtggaggaagaagatgagATGGTTTTGCGATCAGACAGCGAGGGCAGTGACTATACCCCtggcaagaaaaagaagaagaagcttgGACctaagaaggagaagaaaagcaagtctaagagaaaggaggaagaagaagaagatgatgatgatgatgactcaAAGGTGCCTAGAacccttttctcccccccccgaccccgcccccccccccccccccccccccccccctctcattccttttatttctcttttgacaTCTAATAGTCCCTTAGGAGACTTCTCTTGTAAAAAGCTTAACTTCTAGTTCTTTCCCCTTACGGTAGTATTTTGATTCTCAAGGGTTCCTTCTTACCTCCTATTATGTACCTTTGAAAGGATTGCCAGGGTTTTGATTCTCTTCCCTTGGCCTTTTTAGGAGCCCAAGTCATCAGGTCAGCTACTAGAAGATTGGGGCATGGAGGACATTGACCATGTGTTCTCAGAAGAAGATTATCGAACTCTTACCAACTATAAGGCCTTCAGCCAGTTTGTCAGGTATTTAAGCTAAGACTCAGGAGTCCTTAGGAAGGGAAGGAGCATGTAACTCTTTTTCAGTCTCTAGTcttgctattttgtttttatcaaccAATGTCTATTTTCATCCTTCCCCAGACCTCTCATTGCTGCTAAGAACCCCAAGATTGCAGTTTCCAAGATGATGATGGTTCTAGGAGCCAAATGGCGAGAATTCAGTACCAACAACCCCTTCAAGGGCAGTTCCGGGGCCTCAGTGGCAGCTGCAGCTGCGGCAGCAGTAGCTGTAGTGGAGAGTATGGTAACTGCAACTGAAGTTGCTCCACCTCCACCCCCTGTGGAAGTACCCATCAGAAAGGCCAAAACCAAGGAGGGTAAAGGTTAGTGAGATAAGATAGGTGTATGTAGATGTCTTTCCTTAtctttgaggttgaatttgaatctcAGGTTTATGTTGAGTTTAGGGAAAATTAATGTTGATAGACCTAGTTTAGACCTATTGTAAGgaggattgtcttttttttttttaatctattgccCAATATGTTCAACAAACTTCTGTTAAGTACCATACATGGAAGGTTCTGCCTGGGTCCAGGGGATAAGTTAGAAAAGCAGAGTAgtcttcaaggagcttgtattttcttggggagggggggatagGTAGTGGAAGATGTATTCTGTATGACAATATGTAGGAGGGAAAGAGCAATGACATTTGGGAGTAACAGGAAAGACTTTGCAGAAGTGCCAATTTTACTGACCCTTGAAGCGGGGAGACAAGGATTTTGacaagagagatgaaaagataaCATTTCAAGAATGAGGAACATCGTTTGGAAACTGATTTAATCGGCTTTGGCTAGAGTCTAAAGTGTGAAGAGAAGTAGTAATTTGATAAGATTGGAGTTAGATGATGGTGGATCTTACTGCCAGTCTAAGGAGGTAGAACTGTTTGAGGTATTGCCTGTTGAGACACTTAAGGGTTTGAATGGAAAAGGAATGGGGCACAGATCAGATCTTTTATAGAACTATTAGTTTAATTGTGGGGAAGAGGACTGGAAGTAAGTACAGCAGTCTCTCAGGGTAGCCTAGATAAGATTTTGATGGGTGGAAATAAAATGATAGCTCTGTGATTTGGACTGAAGAGAATGGATGAATTTATAGGACCGGATAATTAATTGGAcaagttgagtttgagatgctgaTAGACTATCTAGGTCGAAATGTTAAAGACACAGAATTAATAGGTCTTCATAATTGATTGGATTTGggaaatgaaaatagaagaaGTAAGGATAACTTCTGGGTGACTAGGATAAATAGGAATGTTTAAAAGTGGAGTTTTTCAGTAGGGAAAAGATTATCAACTTTTATTTTAGACTTACTGTTTTTGAAATACTGATGGAACTTCTATGTGGAGATGTCTGACAGGTAATTGATGATGTAGATCTGAGAACGTAGGAAAGAGCAGAGTGGATACATAGATATGTGGgtcatttttgtacatgtgataACAGAGCTCATGGGGTCAGGTGAAATTATCATGAAAGAAGACACAGAAAAAAGGATCAAGGACAGAGTCCTGGGGGACATCCACTATTTGGAGTTAGAAATTAGAGTTAGAAGTTGGAGTTAGAAGATGGCAGGTGGTTTAGCCAAGAAGCCTGAAAAAGATCAATCAAGTAAATAGAAGGAGAAATCAGGGGAGAGCAGTGTTATAAAAACAGGAAGAATATCCAGGTACATATGGTAGTTGGAGGGCAGTGGTATCAGGAGTCAAACtaaagagatcaagaaggatggaaaatgctattggATTTAGTAGTTAAGTTGTTggcaactttggagagaaaaatttCAGTGGAGTAGTGGGATGAAAGCCAGAATGGAAGAGTTTGAGAATTATGAGTGGGtggtgaggaaatagaggcagtgAGTGAgcatagatgatttttttcaaaaagtttgtcagtgaaagggaaggaaggagattgGTGATTGGTACTTTGAGTAGGATAGGGTTaaatggttgtgtgtgtgtgtgtgtgtgtgtgtgtgtgtgtgtgtttttaaaggATGTGATAAACCTGACATATTTGTAGATAACAGGGATAGAATCAGAAATAAGATATTAAAGGTGAATGAGGGAATAAAGTCAATAAGGCAAACTTCTGGACGCCTTAGAGAGTTGGTATTTGCATTTGACTCAACTTTTCTTTTAGGTCCCAATGCCCGACGGAAACCTAAAGCTAGCCCCCGTGTGCCTGATGCTAAGAAGCCCAAACCGAAGAAGGTGGCACCCCTGAAAATCAAACTGGGAGGCTTTGGCTCTAAGCGCAAGAGGTCTTCGGTGAGAATCTGCATGTGGTAGGGTCACCAAATCCTAAGGAGGAACTACCCTGGAACAGGATACAGCAATGGATATAAGTGTGGGAGGTTGTCGGCAGAAATGTTAAGCTAGACATCTAGTATTGTCCTCTAGTATGCTAACATTCTCTTTGAAAGGTGAGAATGGTACTTTCCTCACCACATACATCTTTTCCCTGGCTGGGGCTTCTAGCTCTCTGATATCTTTTATCCTGCTAGAGTGAAGATGATGACCTGGATGTGGAATCTGACTTTGATGATGCCAGTATCAACAGTTACTCCGTGTCAGATGGTTCGACTAGTAGGAGCAGCCGCAGCCGCAAGAAACTTAGAgctaccaaaaagaaaaagaaaggtgtgTTTCTCTTATGTCTTTGTATGGATATTGGTGAGGGCTCAAATCCCCTAAAAATAGGACTGAGATTTGGGGGTGGTATCATGATGGGTGGCGGGTTGTGCTACTTACTGGGCTTCCCCTCTTCCTTGCCTAGGCGAGGAGGAGGTGACTGCTGTGGATGGTTATGAGACAGACCACCAGGACTACTGTGAAGTGTGCCAGCAAGGAGGAGAGATCATCCTGTGTGATACCTGTCCCCGTGCTTACCACATGGTCTGCCTGGATCCTGACATGGAGAAGGCCCCGGAGGGCAAATGGAGTTGTCCACACTGTGTGAGTACCTATCACATATGGACCCCTTTGGACTTGGGGGAGGTTGTATTCTGTGGGGATTATGGGGATGAAGTTTGTgagatttgggggaaaggaaCTAGTTTGGGGGAAGAGATAGATTGAgaatggtgggggggggggtgggaccTAGCTGTGATCTCTTACTACAGGAAAAGGAAGGTATCCAGTGGGAAGCAAAGGAGGACAACTCTGAGGGTGAAGAAATCCTAGAAGAAGTTGGTGGTGACCCTGAGGAGGAGGATGATCATCACATGGAGTTTTGCCGTGTCTGCAAGGATGGTGGGGAACTACTCTGCTGTGATACCTGCCCCTCTTCCTACCATATCCACTGCTTGAACCCCCCACTCCCAGAGATCCCCAACGGCGAATGGCTTTGTCCTCGTTGCACAGTGAGTGCCTGACTTgaaagtggtggtggtggtggggaagtACAATTCACAACTTACAGCTTTATTGTTATGTGATACCTAAGCATTTTGAGAGTAAAGACGCGAAGGGATTGATCAGGAAATAGGGAAATTACTTTTTTGGCCCTTTTATAAAACCCTAGGCTACTGGTGATTCTGGGATTCATCTGGGCCAATACTGGAATGGTGTAGGGCAGGATGGTTAATGCTTTGTCCAGTCGGTACTAAAATAGTGTCATACTAGAGCAGAGCACTCTGTTCCTGTCCCTGTCTCAACACTGCTTCAGGGATCCTATCAATTCATACTGGTTTATTGGAGTCACATAATGCTCTCTAATTTTCCATAAGTCCAGTTTGCCAAGTCTGTTGACATCAAGCTTGattatcctgttttttttttttttttttgagaactagaCATTTGGTTGGTAAAAAGCAATTAGGTGTGAAACATGCAGAAGATAAACCACTGACTGTACTGATATATATAGGCTATGTTAGGCCTACTCCTTAGAGCTATGTgtttgtatttgttatttttcttagtgCCCTTCACTGAAAGGTAAAGTTCAGAAGATCCTGATTTGGAAATGGGGGCAGCCACCATCCCCTACACCAGTGCCCCGACCCCCTGATGCTGACCCCAATACCCCTTCTCCTAAGCCTTTAGAGGGGCGACCTGAGCGGCAATTCTTTGTGAAATGGCAAGGCATGTCCTACTGGCACTGTTCTTGGGTGTCAGAACTACAGGTAAGTGAGAATGGCTGCATGTATTCTCATACAAGAACTGGGAGATAAGGGGAAAGATAATAtcccaagacaaaaaataatatcttatttgataagatgctttctttttttttttctgatcatagcTGGAGCTTCACTGCCAAGTGATGTTCCGTAACTACCAGCGTAAGAATGATATGGATGAGCCACCATCTGGTGACTttggtggggaggaagaaaaaagccgTAAACGAAAGAACAAGGACCCCAAGTTTGCAGAAATGGAAGAACGTTTCTACCGCTATGGGATTAAACCTGAGTGGATGATGATCCACCGTATCCTCAACCACAGGTACTAGTAAAGCTCATAGTTGTCATAGAGATCTTAAAGGGTTCTTGGGGTTGGCGGGGAATGGGGGGAGGCAGGAAGGATAAGATCTCTGTGAAAGAGAATTAGGACTTACTTTTTTCTGTTCCTGAGATTGAACAAGTAAAAAGTCTGTCAGTgtcttatacaaaataaatgtgcaATAAATATTAAAGGAATCCTCATGTTTGAGCTATTagaagagggagggagtgggTGGTGTTGCATTTGGTCTGAGGACAAGAGCTTGTTGATCCCCAGAGGCAGAATATGCATTTCCTAGTTTGTAATATGTGCTATTCAGATTTGTCCATCTCAAGAACACAAAGAGAATGGGGTTTCCTACTGTgacaattctttctctctctttggtgCCACAGTGTAGATAAGAAGGGTCATGTCCACTATTTGATCAAATGGAGGGACCTGCCCTATGATCAGGCATCCTGGGAGAGTGAAGATGTAGAGGTGCAAGACTATGACCTATTCAAGCAGAGCTATTGGAACCATAGGTGAGTGAATATTTGAGTGACTTCAGAACGGGAGAAAGAGACATCGGAAGGGCAGGCATTTAAAGCTCTCTCTTCTTTAGGGAGCTAATGCGGGGTGAGGAAGGACGACCTGGCAAAAAGCTCAAGAAGGTTAAGCTTAGGAAGTTGGAGAGGCCTCCTGAAACTCCTACAGTTGATGTGAGTTGGGACAGAGAAGAGGAAATGACTTAATTAGGTGGGAGGGTAGATCATGTCTCTGTCCAGACCATGCTTCACTTGATGGGAGTCCCATAAATAATGACCTGTTCTCTCTAACATTAATTGttttagtaatttttcttttcctcccttctccatgtTTTTGAAACAGAGAgggttttatttcctctttttagcCAGCAGGGAAAACTAAAGCACAAAgatggagaaggggaggggaggatagGGTTTGTTTAAGGTCATGAAAACTTCTTGGAGAAAAGTATtgtggtataatgaaaagagtgctatatttggagtcaggaaagacttgggtttgaatctacCTTTTGACCATTAGCTAcgtgagcaaattacttaatctcttttagctcttgattcctcatctgtaaaatggtaatataGATATTGTAATAAGGTAGTATTACAGATACAATTGCACATACCTGTAGCCTTACAAAGTGTTTGAGGATCAAAAAATGAAACGTTTTCAGAGTACTTTTGCATACATTAATAACAGCATTGGCTCATATTTATATGTAGTTTAGGGCTAGATCTCAGCAGTCCTGATCTTCAGGTAAAGCTCTTTCCTTTCTGTTTGCCCTATTTTGGAGAACAGACAAGAAAGTTGCCAAAATGAACCTTAGGAAGGAATTGGTAGAAACAGATTTATTCAGTTTGGAGAAGGAACACTAGAATTTGTTTCCCTGAAAATCTTTTTAATACCAAAACTTCCCATTTGTTTGGTGGATTAGTTATCCTACCAAGAAAAGGAGGTTAGgacaagggaaaagagggaataaTGACCCGTGAATCCTATTCATAGatttttgtattgatatttaATTAAGACTGGAAAAGGCACTTGATATTACGAAGTCAGCTTCATCTTCAGGGAATATAAACTTATCTGCCAGTTTCTGACTTcccactattttttctttcagccAACAGTGAAATATGAGCGGCAACCAGAGTACTTAGATGCCACTGGTGGGACTCTACATCCCTATCAAATGGAGGGATTGAACTGGTTGCGCTTCTCCTGGGCCCAGGGCACTGACACTATCTTGGCAGATGAAATGGGCTTGGGCAAGACGGTTCAGACCGCTGTCTTCCTCTATTCTTTGTACAAGGAGGTGAGAAAGAGCACATCTTATTAATTaacttttctgtcttttcaaAACTATTCACTTATTTAGTGCTGAGGTAGAAAAGGAGAATTTGATATAATGGAGAagataagacagaaaaaaatattaagcaacAAAATATAATTAGTAGCACAGAGAGCTATATGAATCTTTGTGCAGGGCAGGTTGTGCCAGTTTTATCAGATCTGTGGGAGGGATTAGTCTGAGAAGGCCCCATGTAAGAGGGAAGTTTTGAAGGAGGGTCAAAACAAAGTTGGAGGGTTAGATTGAAGGTTGATGCTgatcccttttgttctttttcaagctCTTGGCGTAGGGAGGGGCTGAGGAGTTGTATATAGAGTGGTTTATAGAcagggtaatttttaaaagaacctaCATGCTTCTCTTCTGCCTCCTTCCTACTAGGGTCATTCAAAAGGCCCTTTCCTAGTGAGTGCCCCACTTTCTACAATCATCAACTGGGAGCGAGAGTTTGAGATGTGGGCTCCAGACATGTATGTGGTAACCTATGTTGGAGACAAGGATAGTCGTGCTATTATTCGTGAAAACGAGTTCTCTTTTGAAGACAATGCTATCCGTGGTGGCAAGAAGGCTTCCAGAATGAAGGTATCTCAGAGGGAAACTTATCAAGAGGGAGGAATAGCTCTTTCTGGCCAAGTCTCTTCCCTTGGGATGAGGGAAAAGGGGTGGCCTGGGAACTGGAAGATGCTTTTTACAGTAGATGCTTCTGAACGTCAATAATTGGGCTCCCTTCCTTTGTAGAAAGAAGCATCTGTGAAGTTTCATGTTTTGCTGACTTCCTATGAACTGATTACCATTGACATGGCCATTCTGGGCTCCATTGATTGGGCCTGCCTAATTGTGGATGAAGCTCATAGGCTTAAGAACAATCAGTCTAAGGTAAGCAAAGTCTTTGGGCTCTCTTATTATATGGTACCAATTTATTGAAGGTGGGGAATCTCTCAGTAGTGGGTAGAATAGAGAATGGCCATGCTATGGCCATCCCTTTGTTACAAGGTTTTCAAGGGCTAAATTGGCAAGCTTTTTAAATTAGTAAAGCCAGTTTGGAATTTGATGGAATCAAGCTGAGGCCCATGGGTAGCATGAAgtaatctgtttttctttctcttatatttcCCCTATGCCCTACTAGTTTTTCAGGGTACTCAATGGCTATTCCCTCCAGCACAAGTTACTACTAACAGGGACTCCTCTACAGAATAACTTGGAGGAGCTTTTCCACCTGCTTAATTTCCTCACTCCAGAAAGATTCCAGTGAGTATTCTTATATTACACACATCATTTCTCTTACTTTAATCTTACTCCCCTgccctccccccaatttttttcctgtttatcatataattctctttttttttccaccctctgatgaactttttttttgataaagcaACCTGGAGGGCTTCCTAGAAGAATTTGCTGACATTGCCAAGGAAGACCAGATCAAAAAATTGCATGACATGTTGGGGCCTCATATGCTTCGACGGCTTAAAGCTGATGTCTTCAAGAACATGCCCTCTAAGACAGAGCTGATTGTGCGTGTGGAACTGAGCCCGATGCAGAAGTGAGTTGGAGAAATGTTCCCCAAAGGGACAAGAAAAACACTAAACCcactaaaaatatttagaaaagtcTGCTTGTCCCCTGTAATATTTCCAATATTCACACTTTGCCCTGTTCTGGGAGCATTCCAGTCCTGGGGCATCTGGTGATAGGGAACAGTTAAGGCCTGAAGATGCTATCAGTACCAGTGTCAGAAAATGTGTTTTTCCAATTTTAGTCAAGTTCTGACTATTTGCAAGTTACCTTATGGTCTTTTAGGTTCAACCTAATTATTTTTAGGCTCTAAacctagtgtttttttttttttttaaactttctgggTTCCTGGACCCAAAAAAGGTCCAGGTATCTTCCTAGATCCTTAGGGTATGGTTGTCTCAAAGTTTGGTAATATGACTTTGTCTTCTGTCTGCAGGAAATACTACAAGTACATTCTAACCCGAAACTTTGAGGCACTCAATGCTCGGGGTGGTGGTAATCAGGTTTCCCTACTTAATGTGGTGATGGATCTAAAAAAGTGCTGTAACCACCCTTACCTCTTCCCTGTGGCTGCCATGGTAGGTCCTGAAATCtctttctttaatgttattttaattgtacccttgtcttctatttcatttttcttttttaccttttattctaGGAAGCACCAAAGATGCCCAATGGGATGTATGATGGCAGTGCTCTAATTCGAGCATCAGGGAAGCTACTTTTATTGCAAAAAATGCTCAAGAACCTCAAAGAGGGTGGTCACCGTGTGCTCATTTTCTCGCAGGTATCAGAAGGTGGTGGATTTAAGTATAGGAGAGATAGATGGTAAGGAGGTTCTTGGTGGAAGAGCTCAACTGATGTATGACGAATATATTTTCTTGTTAGATGACCAAGATGTTGGATCTGTTAGAGGATTTTTTGGAACATGAAGGTTATAAATATGAGCGAATCGATGGGGGAATTACTGGGAACATGCGTCAGGAAGCCATTGATCGTTTTAACGGTGAGAGGTTGGGTTATGTGTTATTGGTAGAAAGGGGACAAATCAAAATACCACCAGATTTTTCTTTTGgctaatcacttttttttttccccacacaacttcagttttctcatttatacttGCCACagggaatttattgaataggggaggAAATGCAGAATGGCTTGAAAGGCGTGTCTgattatttcagaaagatttCTAATGTGccatattttgttctttttttttttttccagcaccTGGGGCTCAGcagttttgctttcttctttctactcGAGCTGGGGGCCTGGGAATCAATCTAGCTACTGCAGATACTGTTATCATCTATGACTCTGATTGGAACCCCCATAATGACATCCAGGTGAACAGGATCAGATTCAGTGATTTAGCATTGATGCTGTTTGTTTTATAAAGAGTCCTCTACTTTTTATGAGTAGATGCCTaaatgaagagaaaacagaagttttactttgcataacttttttttttataaataagatatTGGATGTGATGGTTGTGCTTTCAGGGAACGATACCTCAATTCcgtctttttccagctttttggTTGGGAAGGTTGCTATTTCAACAGCTAGAGGCATTACAGACCTTGGTACTTTGATTGGATAGAAGTACAGAGGCAGGAGTCAGTGGAGCAGGGAAACAAGGTGATAGACACTTGAGCTTTtgcctctatctctctccttctgtaGGCTTTTAGCAGAGCCCATCGAATTGGTCAGAATAAGAAAGTGA comes from Sarcophilus harrisii chromosome 5, mSarHar1.11, whole genome shotgun sequence and encodes:
- the CHD4 gene encoding chromodomain-helicase-DNA-binding protein 4 isoform X3, with translation MASGLGSPSPCSAGSEEEDMEVLLNSLPPPHPENEEDPEEDLSEAETPKLKKKKKPKKPRDPKIPKSKRQKKERVLLCRQLGDSSGEGPEFVEEEDEMVLRSDSEGSDYTPGKKKKKKLGPKKEKKSKSKRKEEEEEDDDDDDSKEPKSSGQLLEDWGMEDIDHVFSEEDYRTLTNYKAFSQFVRPLIAAKNPKIAVSKMMMVLGAKWREFSTNNPFKGSSGASVAAAAAAAVAVVESMVTATEVAPPPPPVEVPIRKAKTKEGKGPNARRKPKASPRVPDAKKPKPKKVAPLKIKLGGFGSKRKRSSSEDDDLDVESDFDDASINSYSVSDGSTSRSSRSRKKLRATKKKKKGEEEVTAVDGYETDHQDYCEVCQQGGEIILCDTCPRAYHMVCLDPDMEKAPEGKWSCPHCEKEGIQWEAKEDNSEGEEILEEVGGDPEEEDDHHMEFCRVCKDGGELLCCDTCPSSYHIHCLNPPLPEIPNGEWLCPRCTCPSLKGKVQKILIWKWGQPPSPTPVPRPPDADPNTPSPKPLEGRPERQFFVKWQGMSYWHCSWVSELQLELHCQVMFRNYQRKNDMDEPPSGDFGGEEEKSRKRKNKDPKFAEMEERFYRYGIKPEWMMIHRILNHSVDKKGHVHYLIKWRDLPYDQASWESEDVEVQDYDLFKQSYWNHRELMRGEEGRPGKKLKKVKLRKLERPPETPTVDPTVKYERQPEYLDATGGTLHPYQMEGLNWLRFSWAQGTDTILADEMGLGKTVQTAVFLYSLYKEGHSKGPFLVSAPLSTIINWEREFEMWAPDMYVVTYVGDKDSRAIIRENEFSFEDNAIRGGKKASRMKKEASVKFHVLLTSYELITIDMAILGSIDWACLIVDEAHRLKNNQSKFFRVLNGYSLQHKLLLTGTPLQNNLEELFHLLNFLTPERFHNLEGFLEEFADIAKEDQIKKLHDMLGPHMLRRLKADVFKNMPSKTELIVRVELSPMQKKYYKYILTRNFEALNARGGGNQVSLLNVVMDLKKCCNHPYLFPVAAMEAPKMPNGMYDGSALIRASGKLLLLQKMLKNLKEGGHRVLIFSQMTKMLDLLEDFLEHEGYKYERIDGGITGNMRQEAIDRFNAPGAQQFCFLLSTRAGGLGINLATADTVIIYDSDWNPHNDIQAFSRAHRIGQNKKVMIYRFVTRASVEERITQVAKKKMMLTHLVVRPGLGSKTGSMSKQELDDILKFGTEELFKDEATDGGGDNKEGEDSSVIHYDDKAIERLLDRNQDETEDTELQGMNEYLSSFKVAQYVVREEEMGEEEEVEREIIKQEESVDPDYWEKLLRHHYEQQQEDLARNLGKGKRIRKQVNYNDGSQEDRDWQDDQSDNQSDYSVASEEGDEDFDERSEAPRRPSRKGLRNDKDKPLPPLLARVGGNIEVLGFNARQRKAFLNAIMRYGMPPQDAFTTQWLVRDLRGKSEKEFKAYVSLFMRHLCEPGADGAETFADGVPREGLSRQHVLTRIGVMSLIRKKVQEFEHVNGRWSMPELAEVEENKKMSQPGSPSPKTPTPSTPGDTQPNTPAPVPPPDDGVKAEENNNKEEENTEGEREVKPAAPEASVEATQPSASNPEEEKVLTEPLEGEEKVDKPEVKEKTEETMETETKGVAETEKVEEKATVDLTPIVVEDKEEKKEEEEKKEVMLQNGETPKDLGDEKQKKNIKQRFMFNIADGGFTELHSLWQNEERAATVTKKTYEIWHRRHDYWLLAGIINHGYARWQDIQNDPRYAILNEPFKGEMNRGNFLEIKNKFLARRFKLLEQALVIEEQLRRAAYLNMSEDPSHPSMALNTRFAEVECLAESHQHLSKESMAGNKPANAVLHKVLKQLEELLSDMKADVTRLPATIARIPPVAVRLQMSERNILSRLANRGPEPTPQQVAQQQ